In Planctomycetaceae bacterium, the following are encoded in one genomic region:
- a CDS encoding YkgJ family cysteine cluster protein: MTDDVELPIPADADSSPATVPEPWYRDGLQFTCSQCGDCCTGAPGVVWVTDEELREIADYLDKPTGEIRLFHTRIVRGRVSLTEFQNGDCTFFDPASRHCRVYPVRPTQCRTWPFWKSNIATEETWKRTCEYCPGSGTGAFFSLEEVEARAAQVQI; the protein is encoded by the coding sequence ATGACCGATGACGTCGAACTTCCCATTCCCGCCGACGCCGATTCGTCGCCTGCCACCGTTCCGGAACCCTGGTACCGCGACGGCCTGCAATTCACGTGCAGCCAGTGCGGAGACTGCTGCACCGGCGCTCCGGGCGTTGTCTGGGTCACCGATGAAGAACTGCGGGAGATCGCCGACTACCTGGACAAACCGACCGGCGAGATTCGTCTGTTTCATACTCGAATCGTGCGGGGGCGAGTGTCTCTGACCGAATTCCAGAACGGAGACTGCACGTTCTTTGACCCCGCCAGCCGTCACTGCCGCGTGTATCCGGTGCGGCCGACACAATGCCGCACGTGGCCATTCTGGAAATCGAATATCGCCACCGAAGAGACGTGGAAACGGACATGCGAGTACTGTCCCGGCTCCGGCACGGGTGCGTTTTTCAGCCTGGAGGAAGTCGAAGCTCGCGCGGCGCAGGTTCAGATCTGA
- a CDS encoding 6-phosphofructokinase: MKRIGILTAGGDTPALNATIYGAAEEANRRNIELVGIIRGYAGMLHDRLPHVLLNPLFTTIPELDPCKGGTLIGSSRTYIKPDSPELHLARKNLPKLEIDGLICIGGDGTINGMQPFSEFMPCVLAPKTIDNDLGLNYLDEPNDWARVPADTPSGFRDVLTSSRDSIALDDIVNYATPGYATAVFVVASSLQRLRTTAESHRRIAIIEVMGRQSGYIALGAAYGQPDIILIPEVPVDIDALEQRIRQLYDLQHHVVIVAGEGVRGMDGRELGADSATYDPAGNIRYNGAAEALADMLRARIDGDLIGTVRTHEPRESAFFTRKIGHTQRGGRPILFDRFHAAQLGGRAVELMTRGETNVIATIDYNSQQGFGLSSLSANHLRDRWGEIHPRTVHASMYDARRMQLSVFGQQYLRPIFTNAIGWDDVEFMRAELFSPGNLSTRYQSVNIDMRKRIRYV; encoded by the coding sequence ATGAAGCGAATCGGAATTCTAACGGCCGGTGGCGACACGCCGGCTCTGAATGCCACGATCTACGGCGCGGCCGAAGAGGCCAACCGGCGAAACATCGAACTGGTGGGCATCATTCGCGGATACGCGGGGATGCTGCATGATCGACTGCCTCATGTGCTGTTGAACCCACTGTTCACAACGATCCCGGAACTCGATCCGTGCAAGGGAGGAACACTGATCGGTTCCTCTCGTACTTACATCAAACCGGATTCGCCCGAACTTCACCTTGCCAGGAAGAACCTGCCGAAGCTGGAAATCGATGGTCTGATCTGTATTGGCGGCGACGGCACAATCAACGGAATGCAGCCGTTTTCGGAGTTCATGCCGTGCGTGCTGGCTCCAAAGACGATCGACAACGATCTGGGCCTGAACTATCTCGACGAACCCAACGACTGGGCTCGCGTTCCGGCGGATACACCGAGCGGTTTCAGGGATGTGCTGACGTCGTCCCGCGATTCGATCGCGTTGGATGACATCGTCAACTACGCGACTCCCGGTTATGCAACGGCTGTGTTTGTCGTAGCGTCGTCATTGCAGCGACTGCGAACGACGGCGGAAAGTCACCGGCGAATCGCCATCATTGAAGTCATGGGACGGCAATCCGGATACATCGCGCTGGGAGCCGCCTACGGTCAGCCGGACATCATTCTGATTCCCGAAGTTCCGGTGGATATTGACGCTCTGGAACAGCGCATTCGGCAGCTCTACGACCTGCAGCACCATGTGGTGATTGTCGCGGGTGAAGGTGTTCGCGGCATGGACGGCCGTGAGCTGGGTGCCGATTCGGCAACCTACGATCCGGCCGGCAACATTCGCTACAACGGAGCGGCCGAGGCGCTGGCGGACATGCTGCGGGCGCGCATCGACGGCGATCTCATTGGTACGGTCCGAACTCACGAACCCCGGGAATCCGCCTTTTTTACACGCAAGATCGGCCATACTCAGCGGGGAGGACGCCCGATCCTGTTCGACCGGTTTCACGCCGCTCAACTTGGAGGCCGCGCGGTCGAACTCATGACTCGCGGCGAAACCAACGTGATCGCCACGATTGACTACAACAGCCAGCAGGGTTTCGGTCTCAGTTCGTTGTCGGCCAATCACCTTCGCGACCGCTGGGGCGAAATTCATCCTCGCACCGTTCACGCCAGCATGTACGACGCGCGCCGGATGCAGTTGTCGGTCTTTGGACAGCAGTACCTGAGGCCCATCTTTACCAACGCCATCGGCTGGGACGACGTTGAATTCATGCGGGCCGAATTGTTCAGCCCCGGCAACCTGTCGACGCGTTACCAAAGCGTCAATATCGATATGCGAAAACGAATTCGCTACGTGTAA
- a CDS encoding DNA-3-methyladenine glycosylase I produces the protein MPDPVDTESLKPGPDGRLRCWWCHAHDDYREYHDREWGLPVAEDHRLFEKICLEGFQSGLSWLTILRKRENFRRAFRDFDFVRIARFTQRDVNRLLSDQGIIRHRGKIEATINNASRAVALVAEFGSLAAWVWQFEPSEEDVGLLESKSQACERTTCPEAVDLSKQLRKRGWKFVGPTTAYAFMQAMGMVNDHLKDCEFRRKVSNARNKFRRPIL, from the coding sequence ATGCCAGACCCGGTCGATACAGAGTCACTGAAACCCGGCCCCGACGGCCGGTTGCGCTGCTGGTGGTGTCACGCACATGACGACTACCGCGAATATCATGACCGGGAATGGGGGCTGCCTGTTGCCGAAGACCACAGGCTGTTTGAAAAGATCTGCCTGGAGGGATTTCAGTCCGGATTGAGCTGGCTGACGATTTTGCGCAAGCGGGAGAATTTTCGCAGAGCATTCCGCGATTTTGACTTCGTACGCATCGCCAGATTCACACAGCGCGACGTGAACAGGCTGCTCAGCGATCAGGGAATTATCCGGCACCGCGGCAAGATTGAAGCGACGATCAACAACGCGTCCAGAGCAGTCGCGCTGGTCGCGGAATTCGGATCTCTTGCCGCCTGGGTCTGGCAGTTCGAACCTTCCGAAGAAGATGTCGGTCTGCTGGAGTCGAAGTCGCAGGCGTGTGAACGGACGACCTGCCCGGAAGCCGTCGACCTGTCGAAACAACTGCGAAAGCGAGGCTGGAAGTTTGTCGGTCCCACCACGGCGTACGCATTCATGCAGGCAATGGGCATGGTTAACGATCACCTGAAAGATTGCGAATTCCGCAGGAAGGTCAGCAACGCTCGCAACAAATTCCGGCGCCCGATCCTGTGA
- a CDS encoding pseudouridine synthase translates to MLKILFHDRHLIAVHKPSGQFVHATNLDRTAGLPLLQEVRDEIGSLVFPFHRLDRAASGIVVFGLSPDTAAAMGRLFAARRVTKEYAALVRGFCTTCRIDRPLQRRRSRKAASPDNLQSAVTDVTCLRRYEIPEPSEQFATVRCSLIRAVPGTGRFHQLRRHLNGISHPIVGDTSHGDTRRNRIFRIRFGSSRLMLAATRLTFDHPVTGRNVCIECDPADDFQQVVSRLQPYATDDQSVGELAVRSGS, encoded by the coding sequence ATGTTGAAGATCCTGTTTCATGACCGCCACCTGATTGCCGTGCATAAGCCGTCCGGGCAGTTCGTCCATGCAACGAACCTGGACCGAACGGCCGGTTTGCCTCTGCTGCAGGAAGTTCGCGACGAGATTGGAAGTCTGGTGTTTCCCTTTCATCGCCTTGACCGGGCGGCATCGGGAATTGTGGTGTTTGGTCTATCGCCGGACACGGCGGCAGCGATGGGCCGCCTGTTTGCCGCTCGACGTGTCACAAAGGAATACGCGGCACTTGTGCGAGGATTCTGCACGACCTGCCGGATCGACCGACCGCTCCAGCGCAGGCGAAGCAGGAAAGCAGCGTCGCCGGACAATCTTCAGTCTGCGGTCACAGATGTTACATGTCTGCGTCGCTATGAGATCCCGGAACCTTCCGAGCAGTTCGCGACGGTCCGCTGCTCACTGATTCGAGCGGTTCCCGGTACCGGGCGGTTCCATCAGCTTCGCAGGCATCTGAACGGCATCAGCCATCCGATTGTGGGCGACACTTCTCACGGTGATACTCGCCGCAACCGAATTTTTCGAATCCGGTTCGGGTCATCGCGCCTGATGCTGGCGGCCACCCGTCTGACTTTTGACCATCCGGTCACCGGCAGGAACGTGTGCATCGAATGCGATCCTGCGGATGACTTCCAGCAGGTGGTCAGCCGGCTGCAGCCGTACGCCACCGACGATCAGTCCGTTGGTGAGCTTGCCGTTCGGTCAGGCTCGTGA
- a CDS encoding type 1 glutamine amidotransferase domain-containing protein, translated as MNNSMPLSGRSFLAFVGDDYEDLELWYPKLRLIEAGASVVVAGHSAGMVYSGKHGYPCVADAAIEDVITSDFDGLICAGGWMPDRLRRDRDVLRITREFAEAGKLVAAICHGGWIPISAGVYHNINVTGSPGIRDDLINAGAIYQDASVVVDQHFISSRRPDDLPDFCRAIVNWYQHPGAG; from the coding sequence ATGAATAATTCCATGCCGCTGTCGGGCAGGTCGTTTCTGGCATTCGTCGGTGATGACTACGAAGACCTGGAACTCTGGTATCCGAAACTCAGGCTGATCGAAGCCGGAGCCTCCGTTGTGGTCGCCGGCCATTCCGCCGGAATGGTGTACTCCGGAAAACACGGTTATCCGTGCGTCGCCGATGCAGCGATCGAGGACGTCATCACGTCAGACTTCGACGGCCTGATTTGCGCCGGAGGGTGGATGCCGGATCGGCTGCGCCGTGACCGCGATGTCCTGCGAATCACGCGTGAATTCGCCGAAGCGGGCAAGCTGGTCGCCGCCATCTGCCACGGCGGCTGGATTCCAATTTCCGCGGGAGTCTACCACAACATCAATGTCACCGGTTCTCCGGGAATCCGGGACGATCTCATCAATGCCGGTGCAATCTACCAGGATGCTTCCGTCGTCGTGGACCAGCACTTCATCAGCAGTCGCCGTCCGGATGATCTTCCGGATTTCTGTCGAGCGATCGTGAACTGGTATCAGCATCCCGGCGCCGGATGA
- a CDS encoding trypsin-like peptidase domain-containing protein has translation MRKKWLCLKLAVVVPCFAVQSAADADTIVMKSGQKVVGQVLKVQPDAVFIDIGVDVVRIPVDRIQERIAEVPTEQPEPAKAQGVYRTAELPERTVKELVSRFGEGVVLVQTPDGLGSGFIINDRGYCVTNYHVVEGQTRIAVTIFHRGEGGDFERRAIRDVRILALNPHFDLALLEIPKPDDLEFRPEFIADDDSLLEGDTVFGIGSPLGLERSVSEGIVSSRNRNMEGIVYIQTTAQVNPGNSGGPLFNSKGEVVGVINMKLTFGEGLGFAIPVAYLKHFLNNRDAFAFDRTNPNTGYHYLDPPRRTNPKQPYEVLKADPAASATKDAVGP, from the coding sequence ATGCGCAAGAAGTGGTTGTGCCTAAAGTTGGCAGTCGTTGTGCCGTGTTTCGCCGTGCAATCGGCGGCCGACGCGGACACGATCGTCATGAAGTCCGGACAGAAGGTGGTGGGGCAGGTGCTGAAAGTGCAGCCCGACGCCGTCTTCATCGACATCGGCGTCGACGTAGTGCGGATTCCGGTCGACCGAATTCAGGAACGTATCGCCGAAGTCCCGACCGAACAGCCCGAACCCGCCAAAGCCCAGGGAGTCTACCGCACCGCGGAGCTGCCCGAACGCACTGTCAAGGAACTGGTCAGCAGATTCGGCGAAGGTGTGGTTCTGGTGCAGACTCCGGATGGCCTGGGTTCCGGATTCATCATCAACGACCGGGGCTACTGCGTGACAAATTATCACGTTGTCGAAGGTCAGACTCGCATCGCAGTCACCATCTTCCATCGCGGCGAAGGCGGTGACTTTGAACGGCGAGCGATCCGTGACGTCCGGATTCTGGCGCTGAATCCGCACTTCGATCTGGCGCTGCTGGAGATTCCCAAACCGGACGATCTGGAGTTCCGGCCGGAATTCATCGCCGACGACGATTCTCTGCTGGAAGGTGATACCGTCTTCGGCATCGGCAGTCCGCTGGGACTGGAACGCAGCGTGTCGGAAGGGATCGTCAGCAGTCGAAACCGGAACATGGAAGGCATCGTTTACATTCAGACAACCGCTCAGGTGAATCCCGGTAACAGCGGCGGACCGCTATTCAATTCCAAAGGCGAAGTTGTCGGCGTGATCAACATGAAGCTGACGTTCGGGGAAGGTCTGGGCTTCGCGATTCCCGTCGCTTATCTGAAGCACTTTCTGAACAATCGGGACGCCTTTGCGTTCGACCGCACGAACCCGAATACCGGCTACCACTATCTGGATCCTCCTCGCCGCACCAATCCGAAGCAGCCGTACGAAGTTCTGAAGGCAGATCCGGCGGCCTCCGCGACCAAAGATGCGGTCGGCCCATGA